The window GCATCGTGAAGCTCGCCGACAAAGTCGTCCTCATCACCGGCGCTGGCTCGGGCATCGGCCGCCAAACTGCGTTGCTCTGCGCTCGTGAAGGCGCGCATATTGCCGCCGTTGACATCGACGAAACCACCGCCGAGGAAACGGCCGCCGCCATCGCCG of the Acidobacteriota bacterium genome contains:
- a CDS encoding SDR family NAD(P)-dependent oxidoreductase codes for the protein MKLADKVVLITGAGSGIGRQTALLCAREGAHIAAVDIDETTAEETAAAIAADNGQAIAIAADVSRAADCEHMVQQAEAAYGRLDVLFNNAG